In a genomic window of Lacrimispora sp. BS-2:
- a CDS encoding nucleotidyltransferase family protein, which yields MLGASSACGLILAAGLSSRMGDFKPLMPFKGKTLIESTIDSMLAAGVKQIVIVLGYRGNDIESVLRLHYGKEIIYARNPHYETTDMLASIKYGLRSMPRCKAFFLLPGDMPVVKKNTFLKLLKARPGDRPSVLFPTLGGYRKHPPLIDYRFRDIILEFEGDGGLRQIWKQQEESIIHVSVDDDGVWMDLDTMEDYEVCISRFCPAKI from the coding sequence ATGCTTGGAGCCAGTTCTGCCTGCGGACTCATACTGGCCGCAGGATTATCCAGCCGCATGGGTGATTTTAAACCGCTGATGCCCTTTAAGGGAAAGACCCTGATTGAAAGCACCATTGACAGCATGCTGGCAGCCGGAGTGAAACAGATCGTAATCGTTCTTGGTTACCGGGGAAATGATATTGAGTCAGTTCTTCGCCTTCATTATGGGAAAGAAATCATTTATGCCCGCAATCCTCACTATGAAACTACCGATATGCTGGCCTCCATAAAATATGGTCTTCGCTCCATGCCCCGTTGCAAAGCTTTTTTTCTGCTTCCAGGTGACATGCCGGTTGTTAAAAAAAACACATTCCTTAAACTCTTAAAAGCCCGGCCGGGCGACCGGCCTTCTGTCCTCTTTCCCACTCTGGGGGGCTACCGGAAACACCCTCCCCTGATCGATTACAGATTCCGTGATATCATATTGGAATTTGAAGGAGATGGCGGTCTGAGGCAGATATGGAAACAGCAGGAGGAATCCATCATCCACGTATCCGTGGATGATGACGGCGTATGGATGGATCTGGATACCATGGAAGATTATGAAGTCTGCATCAGCCGGTTTTGTCCGGCCAAAATTTAA
- a CDS encoding FAD binding domain-containing protein → MVKSYRPASLQEALEIRKTTDAVPYAGGTDLMVENRKEVSYLFLNGLDELRHIREQEDYISIGSCVTFTEALESGLIPPLMKEAVAKIAAPAIRNMGTFGGNIGNGSAKADSVLILFVCGAKIRLASVSGQRTVNVEDFYRGRKKLDLKPEELIVEILIPKRGLDNYYYKKVGGRNALAISRVSFAGLMTLENGRIKQMAAAFGAVSDTVLRFQDLEARLSGKTLKEASALKEELLSAYGERLVLTRGRVSAEYRKAVCMNLLKDFLEEEGI, encoded by the coding sequence ATGGTAAAGAGTTACAGACCGGCTTCCTTACAGGAAGCACTGGAAATAAGGAAAACTACAGATGCCGTTCCCTATGCAGGCGGCACAGACCTTATGGTAGAAAACAGAAAAGAAGTCTCCTATCTTTTCTTAAACGGATTGGATGAATTAAGACACATCCGGGAACAGGAGGATTATATTTCCATCGGTTCCTGTGTCACATTTACAGAGGCACTGGAATCCGGTCTTATCCCCCCGCTTATGAAAGAAGCTGTGGCAAAAATTGCTGCCCCCGCAATCCGGAATATGGGAACCTTTGGCGGTAACATCGGAAATGGATCTGCCAAAGCAGACTCCGTGCTGATTCTATTTGTCTGCGGTGCCAAAATACGTCTTGCCTCTGTCAGCGGACAGCGGACCGTAAACGTGGAAGACTTTTATCGGGGAAGAAAAAAACTGGATTTAAAGCCAGAGGAGCTGATCGTGGAGATACTCATCCCCAAACGTGGCCTGGATAACTATTATTATAAAAAAGTCGGCGGGCGAAACGCTCTTGCCATCTCCCGCGTTTCATTTGCAGGACTTATGACTTTAGAGAATGGACGGATTAAGCAAATGGCTGCCGCATTCGGCGCAGTATCCGATACGGTTCTCCGTTTTCAGGATTTAGAAGCCAGACTTTCCGGAAAAACCCTGAAAGAAGCCAGCGCTTTAAAAGAAGAACTGCTGTCTGCTTACGGGGAGCGCCTTGTATTGACCAGAGGCCGCGTATCTGCAGAATACCGAAAAGCAGTCTGTATGAACCTGCTTAAGGATTTCCTGGAAGAAGAAGGCATTTAG
- the nrdD gene encoding anaerobic ribonucleoside-triphosphate reductase, which translates to MIKVQKRDGRIVEYDREKIITAIRKANAEVEVSERAGEEMIDAILDHVEKEYDGVISVEAIQDMIESSLVNKNKYTLSKKYIIYRYQRALLRKANTTDESILKLIKNENKELAEENSNKNTILASTQRDYIAGEVSRDLTRRMLLPERISLAHDQGAIHFHDTDYFVQPIFNCCLINIGDMLDNGTVMNEKMIESPKSFQVACTVMTQIIAAVASNQYGGQSVDIRHLGKYLRKSNDKFLKQIREEFGDTVTPEMVEKMAAVRLRDELKSGVQTIQYQINTLMTTNGQAPFVTLFLFLDENDEYIKENALIVEEVLRQRLEGIKNEAGVYVTPAFPKLIYVLDENNCLKGGRYDYITKLAVKCSSKRMYPDYISAKKMRENYEGNVFSCMGCRSFLSTWKDENGNYKFEGRFNQGVVSLNLPQIGILAKGDEDTFWKILDERLNLCYEALMCRHKSLEGTLSDVSPIHWQYGAIARLKKGEKIDPLLHNGYSTISLGYIGLYEMTKLMKGVSQTTPEGEEFALRVMNHMREAVDQWKNQTGLGFGLYGTPAESLCYRFAKIDRERFGNIPDVTDKGYYTNSYHVDVRESIDAFSKFSFESQFQKISSGGSISYVEVPNMQNNLEAMEEVVKFIYDNIQYAEFNTKSDYCQECGFDGEIIINDDMEWECPQCHNKDKRRMNVTRRTCGYLGENFWNTGKTKEIKSRVLHL; encoded by the coding sequence ATGATTAAAGTTCAAAAACGTGACGGCAGAATTGTGGAATATGACAGGGAAAAAATCATTACAGCCATTCGGAAAGCCAATGCAGAGGTGGAAGTTTCTGAACGGGCCGGGGAGGAAATGATTGATGCAATCCTGGATCATGTAGAGAAAGAATACGATGGCGTGATCAGTGTGGAAGCCATTCAGGACATGATCGAGAGCAGTCTGGTAAATAAGAACAAATATACGCTTTCCAAAAAATACATCATTTACCGTTACCAGAGGGCCTTGCTTCGGAAGGCAAATACAACCGATGAGTCCATCTTAAAGCTGATTAAGAATGAGAACAAGGAGCTGGCAGAGGAAAACTCCAACAAGAATACCATTCTGGCATCTACTCAGAGAGATTACATCGCAGGAGAGGTGTCCAGGGACTTAACCAGAAGGATGCTGCTTCCAGAGCGGATTTCTCTTGCCCATGACCAGGGAGCCATTCACTTCCATGATACAGATTATTTTGTTCAGCCGATTTTTAACTGCTGTCTGATCAATATCGGCGATATGCTGGACAACGGCACCGTGATGAACGAAAAGATGATTGAGAGCCCTAAGAGCTTTCAGGTGGCGTGTACTGTCATGACCCAGATCATTGCGGCTGTTGCCAGCAATCAGTATGGCGGCCAGTCCGTAGATATCCGGCATTTGGGAAAATATTTAAGGAAAAGCAATGATAAATTCCTTAAGCAGATCCGGGAAGAATTCGGGGATACGGTCACTCCTGAGATGGTGGAAAAAATGGCTGCCGTCCGTCTGAGAGATGAGCTGAAATCCGGTGTGCAGACCATTCAGTACCAGATCAACACCTTAATGACCACCAACGGACAGGCCCCATTTGTGACCCTGTTCTTATTCCTTGATGAAAACGACGAATACATAAAGGAAAATGCTCTGATCGTGGAAGAAGTCCTCCGCCAGAGGCTTGAGGGGATCAAGAACGAAGCAGGCGTTTATGTCACTCCTGCATTTCCTAAGCTGATCTATGTTTTAGATGAGAATAACTGCTTAAAGGGCGGAAGATATGATTACATAACAAAGCTGGCGGTGAAATGCTCCTCCAAGCGCATGTATCCGGATTATATTTCTGCTAAGAAAATGAGGGAAAATTACGAAGGGAATGTATTCAGCTGCATGGGCTGCCGGAGTTTCCTGTCTACATGGAAGGATGAGAACGGCAATTACAAGTTTGAGGGAAGGTTTAATCAGGGAGTGGTAAGCCTTAACCTGCCCCAGATCGGTATCCTTGCAAAGGGAGATGAAGACACCTTTTGGAAGATTTTGGATGAACGTCTGAATCTGTGCTATGAGGCCCTGATGTGCAGGCATAAGTCCCTGGAAGGCACACTTTCTGATGTAAGCCCGATTCACTGGCAGTATGGCGCTATTGCAAGGCTTAAAAAGGGAGAAAAGATCGACCCTCTGCTTCACAACGGCTATTCTACCATATCTCTGGGATACATCGGCCTTTATGAGATGACAAAGCTTATGAAGGGGGTAAGCCAGACAACTCCGGAAGGAGAGGAATTTGCTCTTCGTGTCATGAATCACATGCGGGAGGCTGTGGACCAGTGGAAAAACCAGACCGGCCTTGGCTTTGGCTTATACGGAACACCGGCAGAATCTCTCTGCTACCGGTTTGCCAAAATTGACAGGGAACGATTCGGAAACATACCTGATGTAACGGACAAGGGATATTATACCAACTCCTATCACGTTGATGTACGGGAGTCCATTGATGCGTTCAGCAAATTTTCCTTTGAAAGCCAGTTCCAGAAGATTTCCTCCGGCGGATCCATTTCTTATGTAGAGGTTCCAAACATGCAGAACAATCTGGAGGCAATGGAAGAAGTGGTGAAATTCATTTACGATAACATCCAGTATGCGGAGTTTAATACCAAATCAGACTATTGCCAGGAATGCGGTTTTGACGGTGAAATCATCATCAATGACGATATGGAATGGGAATGCCCTCAGTGCCATAACAAGGATAAGAGGCGGATGAATGTGACCAGAAGAACCTGCGGCTATCTGGGAGAGAATTTCTGGAATACCGGAAAGACAAAAGAGATCAAATCCAGGGTCCTTCATCTGTAG
- the nrdG gene encoding anaerobic ribonucleoside-triphosphate reductase activating protein — protein sequence MNYATIKPTDVANGPGVRVSLFVSGCTHRCRECFNSEAWDFHYGQEYGPETRSKILEYLDHTYIAGLSLLGGEPMDPKNQKGILSLVEKVKERFPEKTIWCYTGYDFEKDILGDMALRLPETRRILDCLDVLVDGKFEVEKKDLKLRFRGSANQRIIKVQESLALGKVVLWE from the coding sequence ATGAATTATGCGACCATAAAGCCTACGGATGTGGCCAATGGCCCGGGAGTCAGGGTATCTTTGTTTGTCAGCGGATGTACCCACCGCTGCAGGGAGTGCTTTAATTCCGAGGCCTGGGATTTTCATTACGGTCAGGAATATGGGCCGGAAACCAGATCAAAGATATTGGAATATTTAGACCATACCTACATTGCCGGCTTAAGCCTCCTTGGCGGAGAGCCCATGGATCCGAAAAATCAGAAGGGCATCCTGTCTTTGGTGGAGAAGGTAAAGGAACGTTTTCCGGAAAAGACGATCTGGTGCTACACCGGCTACGATTTTGAAAAGGATATCCTGGGTGACATGGCTTTAAGGCTTCCAGAGACAAGGCGGATTTTAGACTGTCTGGATGTTCTGGTAGACGGAAAGTTTGAAGTGGAAAAAAAGGATTTAAAGCTGCGGTTTAGAGGGTCAGCCAATCAGAGAATCATTAAAGTACAGGAATCCCTTGCTTTGGGTAAGGTTGTGCTTTGGGAATAG
- a CDS encoding (2Fe-2S)-binding protein, with protein sequence MEAINFLLNGKETAYDGSAADRLLDVLRDDFRMTSVKCGCKEGECGACSVLMNGILVNSCCVAMGAVEGASIVTLEGFRETGRFAVLNKAFAGTSAVQCGFCIPGMVMAAEALLSKIPHPTDSQIREGLSGNLCRCTGYNAIVNAIHMAAKEGNGLW encoded by the coding sequence ATGGAAGCAATTAATTTTCTGTTAAACGGAAAGGAAACTGCCTATGACGGCAGTGCCGCTGACCGTCTTCTGGATGTGTTAAGAGATGACTTCCGTATGACCAGTGTCAAATGCGGATGCAAGGAAGGAGAATGCGGCGCCTGTTCCGTCCTGATGAACGGAATACTGGTCAACTCCTGCTGTGTAGCTATGGGCGCCGTGGAAGGTGCCAGTATTGTCACCTTGGAAGGATTCCGGGAAACCGGGCGGTTCGCCGTATTAAATAAAGCCTTTGCCGGTACATCGGCGGTGCAGTGCGGCTTCTGTATTCCGGGAATGGTCATGGCGGCTGAGGCCCTTTTAAGTAAGATTCCTCATCCCACGGACAGCCAGATACGGGAAGGCTTATCCGGAAACCTGTGCCGCTGCACCGGATACAATGCCATCGTAAATGCAATTCATATGGCTGCAAAGGAGGGAAATGGATTATGGTAA
- the xdh gene encoding selenium-dependent xanthine dehydrogenase produces MYILHINGRDYETPHDKKLLRFLRDDLHLTATKDGCSEGACGTCTVLIDGKKVKACIPKISTLEGKNILTVEGIDPEEMKIYEHCFAEAGAVQCGFCIPGMVISAKSLLDTNLTPTRAEVKKAIKGNLCRCTGYKKIEDAILLAAGFFREKMEIPLPPAALHMNEYFKRIDAAEKVNGTGIFADDMYLPGMLYAKCLYSKYPRAMINRIDVSKALEHPDCVEILTKKDVPCNKIGHIKQDWDVLMGEGDITRYVGNALAVIAATRAEALEEILALIDVDYTELPAITSPYEALKGDAPLIHEDGNIMSRANLIRGNADEAIKNSKYVVTRKYKTSWQEHGFMEPECCVALPEGEDGLLIYTTSQSIYDVQRECAQMLGLPKEKIHCHAPLVGGGFGGKEDMSVQQYAALMAWYTKKPIKIKYSRQESLNYHVKRHPMEMEFTTACDENGRLTAMKGVIIADTGAYASLGGPVLHRACTHAAGPYNYQNIDIFGMSVYTNNVVSGAFRGFGVTQSCFATEMNINLLAEMAGLDPWEIRRRNAIKPGDVLPNGQTADPNTNMEACLDAVKDIYYSNPYAGIACGFKNAGTGMGKMDVGRVLLSIEQGKVHIRTSASCMGQGIGQMALTEICHASGLDPALFIFEAADTIRTPNSGTSTASRQTVVTGEAARRAGENLRCALDRGNSLADLEGQEFFGEYSAQTDPLGAIKDNPVSHVSYSYGTQVIILNEEGKITKAVSAFDVGTPVNIQSVEGQIEGGMIMGIGYGVTEEFKCENGYPVSKFGTIGFMRADEAPELEVILCQPKEEDKLPYSFGAKGCGELCMIPTSPACAHAYYRLDGVFRQSLPLKGTYYRKK; encoded by the coding sequence ATGTACATATTACACATCAATGGGCGGGACTACGAAACGCCCCACGACAAAAAGCTGCTACGCTTTTTACGTGATGACCTTCATCTGACCGCTACAAAGGATGGCTGCAGCGAAGGCGCCTGCGGAACCTGTACGGTTCTTATTGACGGAAAGAAAGTAAAGGCCTGTATCCCCAAAATCAGCACATTGGAGGGGAAAAATATTCTTACCGTAGAAGGAATTGACCCGGAAGAAATGAAGATTTATGAGCACTGCTTTGCAGAGGCAGGGGCTGTTCAATGCGGCTTCTGTATTCCAGGAATGGTCATTTCCGCCAAAAGCCTTCTTGATACCAATCTCACTCCTACAAGAGCTGAAGTTAAAAAGGCAATCAAGGGCAATTTATGCCGCTGTACCGGCTATAAAAAGATTGAAGATGCCATTCTTCTTGCTGCCGGCTTTTTCAGAGAGAAAATGGAGATTCCTCTTCCGCCTGCTGCCCTGCACATGAACGAATACTTTAAGCGCATTGATGCTGCAGAAAAAGTAAATGGAACCGGAATCTTTGCCGATGATATGTATCTGCCTGGCATGCTATACGCCAAGTGCCTGTATTCCAAGTATCCAAGGGCCATGATCAACCGGATCGACGTGTCAAAAGCGCTGGAGCACCCGGACTGTGTGGAAATCCTGACGAAAAAGGATGTGCCATGTAATAAGATCGGCCACATCAAGCAGGACTGGGATGTTCTCATGGGTGAAGGAGATATCACCCGCTACGTCGGAAATGCCCTGGCAGTCATTGCAGCCACCCGTGCAGAAGCCCTGGAAGAAATCCTGGCTCTCATTGACGTTGATTATACCGAACTTCCTGCCATCACCAGCCCTTATGAGGCTTTAAAGGGAGATGCTCCTCTCATTCATGAAGACGGCAACATCATGAGCCGTGCAAACCTGATACGGGGTAATGCAGATGAAGCCATTAAAAATTCAAAATATGTGGTTACAAGAAAATACAAAACCTCCTGGCAGGAGCACGGTTTCATGGAGCCGGAGTGCTGCGTGGCACTTCCTGAAGGAGAAGACGGTCTTCTGATTTATACTACCAGCCAGTCCATTTATGACGTCCAGAGAGAATGCGCCCAGATGCTGGGCCTTCCAAAAGAAAAGATCCATTGCCATGCACCTTTAGTAGGCGGCGGCTTCGGCGGCAAGGAGGACATGTCGGTACAGCAGTATGCTGCCTTAATGGCCTGGTATACCAAAAAACCTATTAAGATCAAATACAGCCGTCAGGAATCCTTAAATTACCATGTAAAACGCCATCCCATGGAAATGGAATTCACCACAGCCTGTGACGAAAACGGCCGTCTGACTGCCATGAAGGGTGTAATCATTGCCGATACGGGAGCTTATGCTTCTTTAGGAGGCCCAGTGCTCCACCGCGCCTGCACCCATGCAGCCGGTCCTTATAACTATCAGAACATTGATATCTTTGGTATGTCCGTTTATACCAACAACGTGGTTTCCGGCGCTTTCCGCGGATTTGGCGTAACCCAGAGCTGCTTTGCAACAGAAATGAATATCAACCTGCTGGCAGAAATGGCCGGTCTGGATCCCTGGGAAATCCGCAGACGGAATGCCATCAAGCCAGGCGATGTCCTTCCAAACGGACAGACTGCCGACCCCAATACCAATATGGAAGCCTGCCTTGACGCTGTAAAGGATATTTATTATTCCAATCCATATGCAGGAATTGCCTGCGGCTTTAAAAATGCCGGAACCGGAATGGGTAAAATGGATGTAGGCCGTGTCCTTCTTTCCATTGAGCAGGGAAAGGTTCACATCCGTACCTCTGCCTCCTGTATGGGCCAGGGAATCGGCCAAATGGCATTAACCGAAATCTGTCATGCATCCGGACTTGATCCTGCCCTTTTTATCTTTGAAGCGGCAGATACCATACGGACACCTAACTCCGGAACTTCCACTGCTTCCCGCCAGACGGTTGTCACAGGGGAGGCGGCCCGCAGAGCCGGTGAAAATCTGAGATGCGCCTTAGACAGAGGAAACAGTCTGGCAGACCTAGAAGGACAGGAATTCTTTGGAGAATATTCTGCACAAACAGACCCTCTGGGAGCGATCAAGGATAATCCTGTGAGCCACGTATCTTATTCCTATGGAACTCAGGTCATTATTTTAAATGAAGAAGGAAAGATCACCAAGGCAGTATCTGCCTTTGATGTAGGAACTCCTGTAAACATTCAATCGGTAGAAGGCCAGATTGAAGGCGGTATGATCATGGGAATCGGTTACGGCGTCACAGAAGAGTTTAAATGTGAAAACGGATATCCTGTCAGTAAATTCGGAACCATCGGATTTATGAGAGCAGACGAGGCACCTGAACTGGAAGTTATTCTCTGCCAGCCAAAGGAAGAGGATAAACTGCCTTATTCCTTTGGTGCCAAAGGATGCGGTGAATTGTGCATGATCCCTACCTCTCCCGCCTGTGCTCACGCTTACTACAGGCTGGATGGAGTATTCAGACAGAGCCTGCCGTTAAAGGGCACATATTATAGAAAGAAATAA
- a CDS encoding LytTR family DNA-binding domain-containing protein, with protein MKVNIKTISRESEESADLYIHERDDTVDRLVEYLEQDLFQSVTLMCQKGEKICRVPSSEIYLIETVKEKQVVHTEQENYELNKRLYELERFLPSNFIRISKSVIMNIDKVRNYTPMLNGLMKVSMLNSQVTYISRKYLKEVKDRILEVRHYE; from the coding sequence ATGAAGGTGAATATTAAAACAATCAGCCGTGAGTCGGAAGAATCTGCGGATCTGTACATCCATGAGCGGGATGATACAGTGGACCGTCTTGTGGAATATCTGGAACAGGATTTATTTCAGTCAGTAACGCTCATGTGTCAAAAGGGAGAAAAGATCTGCCGGGTTCCAAGTTCTGAGATTTATTTGATTGAAACGGTAAAAGAAAAGCAGGTGGTTCATACGGAACAGGAAAATTATGAGCTGAATAAGAGGCTTTATGAGCTGGAACGGTTTCTTCCGTCTAATTTTATCCGGATATCCAAGTCTGTGATCATGAACATAGATAAGGTAAGGAACTATACCCCCATGCTGAATGGGCTTATGAAGGTTTCCATGTTAAATTCCCAGGTAACTTATATTTCCAGGAAATATTTAAAAGAAGTAAAAGACAGGATTTTGGAGGTGAGGCATTATGAATAG
- a CDS encoding DUF4318 domain-containing protein, giving the protein MNRNEGKREAFWEILISGADLGTILFAGALMGLWLFSERQGLEMVMDRLGLIFLIYLLAGCLLQLFKRLPEMDLSWLRGMAIIYWYEILMIFLIVLAQFLPDYLRYMIGSDAAVLFGRWVLNYLYAKRTANQLNMAKGGRTLVIDLNEKPGSKEEFFSLLDDYCIRNRMCLEYIKRDIPAEVKIDGVLHEVDLKSYYTYGGAVYTMDITRL; this is encoded by the coding sequence ATGAATAGGAATGAAGGGAAAAGAGAAGCTTTTTGGGAAATTTTGATTTCCGGGGCCGATCTGGGAACGATCTTGTTTGCCGGCGCTTTAATGGGACTTTGGCTCTTTTCAGAAAGACAAGGTCTGGAGATGGTCATGGACCGCCTGGGCCTTATATTTCTTATTTATCTTTTAGCAGGCTGCCTGCTGCAGCTCTTTAAACGGCTGCCGGAAATGGATTTAAGCTGGCTCAGGGGCATGGCTATTATATACTGGTATGAAATTTTGATGATCTTCTTAATAGTCCTTGCTCAATTTCTTCCGGATTATTTAAGATACATGATCGGATCGGATGCTGCCGTTCTTTTTGGAAGGTGGGTGCTTAATTATCTTTATGCAAAGCGCACTGCCAACCAGTTAAATATGGCAAAGGGAGGGCGTACCCTGGTCATTGACTTAAATGAAAAGCCCGGCTCAAAAGAAGAGTTTTTCTCTCTCCTTGATGATTACTGCATCAGGAACCGAATGTGCCTGGAATATATAAAACGGGATATTCCGGCTGAGGTGAAGATTGACGGAGTCCTTCATGAAGTGGATTTGAAAAGTTATTACACTTATGGGGGAGCTGTATACACCATGGACATCACAAGGCTTTAA
- a CDS encoding xanthine dehydrogenase family protein molybdopterin-binding subunit, with amino-acid sequence MENISEPVVKKDHEAKMTGRSVYVGDYEDNGVLVGKMLRSKVARARLSHVNVPPLPDGYFYVDKSDVPGDNNVNIVMDDTPVYARETVEYIGEPIGMVVGPEEAVVDRILSEIQVSYEELEPVLDLGNADTVFFDYEYGKGDMEKAFGEADKVYEEEFTTGYQDQTYLETQGMMAEPEENGKMFIHGSLQCAYYVHGAIMRALGCGPDQVHIKQDVTGGGFGGKEAFPSILGCQVAVAARKAGAPVRCIFDRREDLEFTSKRHPSLCRYKVALKDGKVTAMDIDVKFNSGAYTTLSAVVLQRGIICSNGIYNIENLHVRGRALKTNTTPTGAYRGFGAPQTFFAVEMMMDHIAMDLGIDSLEFKEKHMVKQGDSTSTSGKYHFPVPIPSMIEEIDQACDFRRKHREYAKPQSGRYRRGIGISMHFHGAGFTGSGERDIIKAVCRLHKYPDGTVEILASNGEIGQGLRTTFPKIVARELNLPLDKVYYDHPDTARVPDSGPTVASRSLMVVGELLRRCAIKLRTQWKDGEDQIVEERFKEPDFVIPFYLDKFQGDAYPTYAWGVNAVEVEVDTYTGLTKVLGAYGNFDVGTPIDYNIVMGQMEGGFLQGLGYASTEFMDYDQKGRIRNNSFSDYLIPTSADVTNLTCMLHVEKYPDGPYGAKGAGELPLVGVPAAYVEAVEQALGHGVRLNHAPFTAEDTMNVIMKEGL; translated from the coding sequence ATGGAAAACATCAGTGAGCCAGTAGTTAAAAAAGATCATGAAGCAAAGATGACGGGCCGCTCTGTTTATGTAGGAGACTATGAAGATAATGGGGTTTTGGTAGGAAAAATGCTTCGTTCCAAGGTTGCCCGCGCAAGGCTTTCCCATGTAAATGTGCCACCGCTTCCCGATGGCTATTTTTACGTCGATAAGTCTGATGTCCCCGGTGACAACAATGTGAACATCGTCATGGATGATACGCCTGTTTATGCCCGGGAAACGGTAGAATACATCGGAGAACCCATCGGTATGGTAGTGGGGCCGGAAGAAGCTGTGGTGGACCGCATTCTGTCTGAGATCCAGGTTTCCTATGAAGAACTGGAACCTGTCCTGGATCTTGGCAATGCGGATACCGTTTTCTTTGACTACGAATATGGCAAAGGGGATATGGAGAAGGCCTTTGGTGAAGCTGATAAGGTCTATGAAGAAGAATTCACCACCGGTTATCAGGACCAGACCTATCTGGAAACCCAGGGAATGATGGCGGAACCTGAGGAAAACGGAAAAATGTTCATCCACGGTTCTCTCCAATGTGCCTATTACGTGCACGGAGCCATAATGCGGGCCCTTGGCTGCGGACCGGATCAGGTACATATCAAACAGGATGTGACCGGCGGAGGTTTCGGCGGAAAAGAGGCATTTCCGTCAATCCTCGGTTGTCAGGTAGCCGTAGCTGCCAGAAAGGCCGGTGCTCCCGTCCGCTGCATCTTTGACCGCCGGGAGGATTTGGAGTTTACCTCCAAGCGCCACCCTTCCCTCTGCAGATACAAGGTCGCCTTAAAGGATGGCAAAGTGACCGCCATGGACATTGATGTGAAATTCAACAGCGGCGCTTACACCACCCTTTCTGCCGTAGTGCTTCAGCGGGGTATTATCTGCTCAAACGGAATCTATAACATTGAGAACCTTCACGTAAGGGGAAGGGCCTTAAAAACCAACACCACTCCTACAGGAGCTTATCGGGGCTTCGGCGCTCCCCAGACATTTTTTGCAGTTGAAATGATGATGGACCACATTGCAATGGATCTTGGAATCGACAGCCTGGAATTTAAGGAAAAGCACATGGTTAAACAGGGGGACTCCACTTCCACCTCCGGAAAATACCATTTTCCTGTACCCATTCCTTCCATGATCGAAGAGATCGACCAGGCATGTGATTTCCGCAGAAAACACCGGGAATATGCAAAGCCGCAATCCGGCCGGTACCGCAGAGGGATAGGTATTTCCATGCATTTTCATGGCGCAGGATTTACCGGTTCCGGAGAACGGGACATCATCAAGGCCGTATGCAGGCTTCACAAATATCCTGACGGCACGGTGGAAATTCTGGCCTCCAATGGAGAAATCGGCCAGGGACTGCGTACAACCTTTCCCAAAATTGTTGCAAGGGAATTAAATCTTCCTCTTGATAAGGTCTATTACGATCATCCGGATACTGCCCGTGTCCCGGACTCAGGCCCTACCGTTGCCTCCCGCTCCCTCATGGTAGTAGGGGAACTGCTTCGCCGCTGTGCGATCAAGCTGCGCACCCAGTGGAAGGACGGAGAAGATCAGATCGTGGAGGAACGGTTTAAAGAACCTGATTTTGTCATTCCCTTCTACCTGGATAAATTCCAGGGCGATGCCTATCCAACCTATGCCTGGGGTGTCAATGCTGTAGAGGTGGAGGTGGATACCTATACTGGGCTGACAAAGGTCCTTGGAGCTTACGGCAATTTTGATGTAGGAACTCCCATTGACTACAACATTGTCATGGGACAGATGGAAGGCGGATTCCTTCAAGGGCTCGGTTATGCTTCTACCGAATTTATGGATTACGATCAGAAGGGAAGAATCCGGAACAATTCCTTCTCCGATTATTTAATACCCACTTCCGCCGATGTGACAAACTTAACATGTATGCTCCATGTGGAAAAATATCCTGACGGACCTTACGGGGCCAAAGGGGCCGGAGAACTGCCGCTGGTAGGGGTTCCTGCCGCTTATGTAGAGGCTGTGGAGCAGGCCCTGGGGCATGGAGTCAGGCTGAATCACGCCCCATTTACCGCAGAGGATACCATGAACGTGATTATGAAGGAGGGGTTATAA